In Nitrospira sp., one DNA window encodes the following:
- a CDS encoding mechanosensitive ion channel family protein gives MPSQLLTRRLAMMTGTMMVLLGVLWASPSSAKTNPSQPSLKELISKRTNESQSPGQALSDRVQPGLSDDRLGRQVPRSTVRRFLAATGGRNYALAAEYLDLSKPAAEEATTQGPKLARQFRIVLDRALWIDPDQLSDEPQGDQDDHLHPAYDRIGTISVGDRVFDIFLQRVTPDGGAPIWKFAGVTVAEIPELYREFGYGWLEGMLPTWLFDVSILGIHLWLWIMLGCLGLLLYPAAMLITWGMAVIIRRFHGEVGGEFERLFTGPVRLLIWAILIHWCTDLLGQSIALHVLREARIVLFIALAWLLARTVDLVAARGQAKPDGQGFGVGLLHFKPVVRVLKMLMLIIVSFLWLEYMGFSVATLELAGLTISGLAIALASQKTLENFLGAFTLMATQPVQVGDLCRFGTTVGTVEEIGLRATRIRTFERTVLKIANSEFLGMQVHNLSKRDRFWYHPRLRLRYETTPDQIRYLMVEVRRMLYGHPKVLADPLHVRFKGFAEHSLDLEIFAYVQAAGYAEFYDIASDLNLRVMELVAAAGTGFGVPTQIEYAFPGKPLDEQRVQAIETEVEEWKAQRALYLPDFPEETIAGLKGSLDYPPEGSPHYSRGKP, from the coding sequence ATGCCCAGCCAACTGCTGACTCGACGGCTCGCCATGATGACCGGAACCATGATGGTCCTGCTCGGCGTGCTGTGGGCGTCACCCTCGTCGGCTAAGACCAATCCATCACAACCGTCCTTGAAAGAGCTGATCTCGAAAAGGACCAACGAAAGCCAATCCCCTGGACAAGCGCTATCCGACCGCGTGCAGCCTGGACTCTCCGATGACCGGCTGGGCAGGCAGGTTCCAAGATCCACTGTTCGTCGATTCCTGGCGGCAACGGGGGGACGCAACTATGCGCTGGCGGCCGAGTACCTGGACCTGAGCAAGCCGGCCGCCGAGGAGGCGACAACGCAAGGGCCCAAGCTCGCGCGGCAATTCAGAATCGTGCTCGACCGAGCGCTCTGGATCGACCCGGACCAATTGAGCGACGAACCGCAGGGCGACCAAGACGACCATCTTCACCCGGCCTACGACCGGATCGGAACCATCTCGGTGGGTGACAGAGTATTCGACATCTTCCTGCAGCGGGTAACGCCAGACGGCGGAGCGCCGATCTGGAAATTCGCCGGCGTGACGGTCGCGGAAATTCCCGAACTGTACCGGGAGTTCGGCTATGGATGGCTCGAGGGGATGCTTCCAACTTGGTTGTTCGATGTCTCCATCCTCGGCATTCACCTCTGGCTGTGGATCATGCTGGGTTGCCTCGGCTTGTTGCTCTATCCGGCGGCGATGTTGATCACGTGGGGCATGGCCGTCATCATCCGGCGATTCCATGGAGAGGTTGGTGGGGAGTTCGAACGATTGTTTACGGGGCCGGTGCGGCTCCTCATCTGGGCCATCCTAATACATTGGTGCACGGACCTGCTGGGGCAGTCGATCGCCTTGCACGTGCTGAGAGAGGCAAGAATCGTCCTATTCATCGCGTTGGCATGGCTTCTGGCGCGGACGGTGGATCTGGTCGCAGCGCGTGGCCAAGCGAAGCCTGATGGGCAAGGCTTTGGAGTCGGATTGTTGCACTTCAAGCCTGTGGTCAGAGTGCTCAAGATGCTGATGCTTATCATCGTGTCGTTTCTCTGGCTCGAGTACATGGGATTCAGCGTGGCCACGCTTGAGTTGGCGGGGCTCACGATCAGCGGGCTGGCGATCGCGCTGGCTTCGCAGAAGACCCTCGAAAATTTCCTTGGGGCCTTTACGCTGATGGCCACACAGCCCGTCCAGGTCGGGGATCTGTGCCGCTTCGGCACAACCGTGGGGACCGTAGAAGAGATCGGGCTTCGTGCCACCCGCATTCGCACGTTCGAACGAACCGTCCTCAAGATCGCCAATTCGGAGTTTCTCGGCATGCAGGTGCACAACCTCTCGAAACGCGACCGCTTCTGGTATCACCCGAGGCTCAGACTTCGCTATGAGACGACGCCGGACCAGATTCGGTACCTGATGGTTGAGGTTCGACGGATGCTCTACGGCCATCCGAAAGTCTTGGCCGACCCTCTGCATGTGCGGTTCAAGGGGTTTGCGGAACACTCTCTCGATCTGGAGATCTTCGCGTACGTCCAAGCGGCTGGTTACGCCGAATTTTACGACATCGCCAGCGATCTGAATCTCCGGGTCATGGAGCTCGTCGCGGCGGCTGGGACCGGATTCGGAGTCCCCACTCAAATCGAGTACGCGTTCCCGGGGAAGCCGCTCGACGAGCAGCGGGTGCAGGCGATCGAAACCGAAGTCGAGGAGTGGAAAGCGCAACGAGCTTTGTACCTTCCGGACTTTCCGGAAGAGACGATCGCCGGGCTCAAAGGATCGCTCGACTATCCTCCTGAGGGATCGCCTCACTACTCTCGTGGGAAACCATAG
- a CDS encoding endonuclease/exonuclease/phosphatase family protein — MTRLFLMIAVVALSLVSLSCRTGGPPDQQSPIAEASERMPKTFKVLTYNALHGLLTGTFGVAPGETPEQNETRFRLLIAQLARVQPDIAFLQEVNPLPLRSEAYVGALEELGLAYDEVHQVDACGIRTAEKRALFADLNNGLVILAKKPLQLRKLAGLKLSGEKGECHTDRGFQLEELRYALIAEITIPGSSRRHLVATTHLHSGFETGRSFLAYLASLHSQGKLSKYRSLRWSVEQSRLRRIGEIDRLSRTLQKLKRDEDYAGILFGGDLNFESDDPEYEELQLLRYVDTTRVNGQNAGFYTADPPRNRLIPDAMTSPLPSLLTGMIKGEGDDLQAEITRAYRTEMQRPRQIDYLIEDSFLPGYCLTQSMFGLETDEAGLPASDHYGLLNSYAVSPDGCARPGTL; from the coding sequence ATGACGAGGCTGTTCCTCATGATTGCGGTCGTCGCGCTGAGCCTTGTGTCGCTGTCCTGCCGAACAGGGGGCCCTCCGGATCAGCAGTCCCCCATCGCCGAAGCCTCGGAACGGATGCCGAAGACGTTTAAGGTCCTCACCTACAACGCCTTGCACGGATTGCTGACCGGGACATTCGGAGTCGCTCCAGGAGAAACGCCGGAGCAGAACGAGACCAGATTCCGTTTGCTGATCGCTCAACTGGCCAGAGTGCAACCCGATATCGCGTTTCTGCAGGAAGTCAATCCCTTGCCCCTCCGATCGGAGGCGTACGTCGGTGCCCTCGAGGAACTGGGATTGGCCTATGATGAGGTGCACCAGGTGGATGCATGCGGAATCCGCACCGCCGAGAAACGGGCGCTGTTCGCCGATCTGAACAACGGGCTGGTCATCCTGGCAAAGAAGCCGCTCCAGCTCCGCAAACTCGCAGGGCTGAAACTAAGCGGTGAAAAAGGCGAGTGTCACACGGATCGTGGCTTCCAACTCGAAGAGTTGCGCTATGCGCTCATCGCAGAGATCACGATCCCGGGAAGCAGCCGGAGGCATCTGGTCGCCACAACCCACCTGCATTCGGGCTTTGAAACGGGCCGGTCATTTTTGGCCTATTTAGCCTCCTTGCATTCGCAAGGCAAGCTTTCCAAGTACCGGTCGTTGCGGTGGAGCGTCGAGCAGTCTCGGCTGCGGCGGATCGGAGAAATCGACCGGTTGAGCCGCACGTTGCAGAAGCTCAAGCGTGATGAGGATTACGCTGGTATTCTCTTCGGCGGAGACTTGAATTTCGAGTCGGATGACCCAGAATACGAGGAGCTTCAGCTTCTCCGGTATGTCGATACGACTCGTGTGAACGGGCAGAATGCCGGTTTTTATACCGCCGATCCCCCCAGGAACCGGCTGATACCGGACGCCATGACCTCACCGCTTCCGTCCCTTCTGACTGGTATGATCAAGGGCGAGGGCGACGACCTGCAGGCCGAGATCACTCGCGCGTACCGGACCGAGATGCAACGTCCAAGACAGATCGACTACTTGATCGAGGACTCCTTTCTCCCCGGCTACTGTCTGACACAATCGATGTTCGGGCTGGAGACGGACGAGGCCGGACTCCCAGCGTCCGATCATTACGGGCTCTTGAACTCCTACGCCGTCTCGCCCGACGGCTGTGCCAGACCGGGAACTCTGTAA
- a CDS encoding lipid-binding SYLF domain-containing protein produces MIVPRLAARAAVLRRLSRNIHNNRSRPILSAFFAAMMLMLSPTTGKAMDVSDAQEIVDNARLIVARMLAHPDMSWLRRNLQEAKAIFIAPAIVRIGYLAGVAKGEGILLVKDEQTGQWGDPAFFSLMGVSAGLQIGIARTEVVALIMGRPETDSFLRGRFVFGPGAALAIGPVGASAKAATTPTLRHGIVSFAKAGGAYAGVTLQGLIAMSDASANEAYYGSAMRSDDILAHPQTLHHWYSARIRNTLDRAGEDP; encoded by the coding sequence ATGATCGTCCCTCGTCTCGCCGCGCGAGCAGCGGTGCTTCGCCGCTTATCACGCAACATCCACAACAACAGATCCCGCCCGATTCTTTCGGCCTTCTTTGCTGCCATGATGTTGATGCTGTCTCCGACGACCGGGAAGGCCATGGATGTCAGCGACGCTCAGGAAATCGTCGACAATGCACGGCTGATCGTCGCGCGAATGCTCGCCCATCCGGACATGAGCTGGCTTCGACGGAATCTGCAGGAAGCCAAGGCCATCTTCATTGCTCCGGCTATCGTTCGAATCGGATACTTGGCCGGAGTGGCCAAAGGAGAGGGGATCTTGCTGGTGAAGGACGAACAGACTGGGCAATGGGGCGATCCGGCGTTCTTCAGTTTGATGGGAGTGAGCGCCGGTCTCCAAATAGGAATAGCTCGTACGGAAGTCGTCGCCCTCATTATGGGCCGCCCCGAGACCGACTCGTTCCTGCGAGGGCGGTTCGTCTTCGGACCGGGCGCGGCCTTGGCGATCGGTCCCGTGGGCGCCTCAGCAAAGGCGGCGACGACACCGACCCTGCGCCATGGAATCGTATCCTTTGCCAAGGCCGGAGGCGCCTATGCCGGCGTGACCCTCCAAGGCCTCATTGCGATGTCCGATGCATCCGCCAATGAGGCCTATTATGGCTCGGCGATGCGCTCGGATGACATTCTTGCCCATCCGCAGACCCTCCACCATTGGTATTCGGCCCGCATACGCAACACCTTGGACAGAGCGGGAGAGGATCCATGA